A stretch of Halomonas elongata DSM 2581 DNA encodes these proteins:
- a CDS encoding TIGR03747 family integrating conjugative element membrane protein, with protein MAVDRAERAQQKRPSALGTLLGLPWRIAMVVLVSLLCSIVIEWVGMYWDWWSLPGSGHAEQTMTTEMGWLDTQFTRSLLFADPVATASALVEWLHTWLFVKTGIAGWLDHNETTGGWVGTLHTYLEAAVYVTLMTLTRCVILVLTSPLFVMAALVGFIDGLVRRDLRRFGAGRESAFIYHHAKRAVTPIFILGWLVYLSVPFSFHPNVFLLPCAVLFGLMISIATGSFKKYL; from the coding sequence ATGGCGGTTGATCGCGCCGAACGCGCCCAGCAAAAACGTCCTAGTGCTCTCGGCACGCTGCTCGGCTTGCCGTGGCGGATCGCCATGGTGGTCCTGGTGTCCCTGCTGTGCTCGATCGTCATCGAGTGGGTCGGGATGTATTGGGACTGGTGGAGCCTGCCCGGCAGCGGCCATGCCGAGCAGACCATGACCACCGAGATGGGCTGGCTGGATACCCAGTTCACTCGTTCGCTGCTGTTCGCTGACCCGGTGGCCACCGCCTCGGCGCTGGTGGAGTGGCTGCATACCTGGCTGTTCGTCAAGACGGGGATCGCCGGTTGGCTCGATCACAATGAGACCACCGGCGGCTGGGTGGGGACACTGCACACGTACCTGGAAGCGGCTGTTTACGTCACCCTGATGACGCTGACGCGCTGTGTGATCCTGGTGCTGACGTCCCCCCTGTTTGTCATGGCCGCCCTGGTCGGCTTTATTGATGGGCTGGTAAGGCGCGATCTCCGCCGCTTCGGCGCCGGCCGCGAATCGGCGTTCATCTACCACCACGCCAAACGCGCCGTGACGCCCATTTTCATCCTGGGCTGGCTGGTCTATCTCAGCGTACCGTTTTCCTTCCACCCCAATGTGTTCCTGCTGCCGTGTGCCGTGCTGTTCGGCCTGATGATCAGCATCGCCACGGGTAGCTTCAAGAAGTATCTGTGA
- a CDS encoding integrative conjugative element protein, RAQPRD family, with amino-acid sequence MSRFAKWGVLPLVGVIATSTLAMAEEPRDAIQRRDLALIQSQLEQITHVIDRLEARQDRQASPSMSLYLDIPRLRRDVEAIADGIDGYLEPPRMPARQVPALDGDYVGVTP; translated from the coding sequence ATGTCGCGGTTTGCCAAGTGGGGTGTCCTGCCACTCGTGGGCGTGATCGCCACCTCAACCCTGGCGATGGCGGAAGAACCCCGCGACGCCATTCAGCGCCGGGACCTGGCCCTGATCCAGTCCCAGCTCGAACAGATCACCCATGTCATCGATCGCCTCGAGGCCCGACAGGACCGTCAGGCGTCGCCCTCGATGTCGCTTTACCTCGATATCCCACGGCTGCGGCGCGACGTCGAGGCCATCGCCGACGGGATCGATGGCTATCTCGAACCGCCGCGCATGCCGGCGAGGCAGGTCCCCGCACTCGATGGCGATTACGTGGGAGTGACGCCCTGA
- a CDS encoding TIGR03758 family integrating conjugative element protein, protein MEVFKNGAGFSASDVAVLIAGVGCVVVILWLAWAYLSTYRGWTKERIDDDILVSGLMRALMIVLVCLWLFLS, encoded by the coding sequence ATGGAGGTTTTCAAGAACGGTGCCGGCTTCTCGGCGTCCGATGTGGCCGTTCTGATCGCCGGCGTGGGGTGTGTCGTGGTCATTCTGTGGTTGGCCTGGGCCTACCTCTCGACCTATCGGGGCTGGACCAAGGAGCGCATCGACGACGACATCCTGGTCAGTGGCCTCATGAGGGCGCTGATGATCGTGTTGGTCTGCCTCTGGCTGTTTCTCAGCTGA
- a CDS encoding TIGR03745 family integrating conjugative element membrane protein, producing MNLRNLWHRARHKVALTTSSLAMLPSLALAQQGLPDLEQPDNPGDGGLIDTLQGYGLQIASLVGLVLCAVAFYFVAGALMASFREAREREQWSKFILTAAVGVGLIVVVIWLANMAAPILEQ from the coding sequence ATGAACCTTCGCAACCTTTGGCATCGTGCCCGTCACAAGGTGGCCCTGACCACCTCATCGTTGGCGATGCTGCCAAGCCTGGCCCTGGCACAACAAGGGCTGCCCGATCTCGAGCAACCGGACAATCCCGGCGACGGGGGGCTGATCGATACGCTGCAAGGCTACGGCCTGCAAATCGCCTCCTTGGTGGGCCTGGTGCTGTGCGCCGTGGCTTTCTACTTCGTCGCCGGTGCCTTGATGGCATCGTTCCGCGAAGCACGCGAGCGGGAACAGTGGAGCAAGTTCATCTTGACCGCGGCGGTCGGGGTGGGGCTGATCGTCGTGGTGATCTGGCTGGCCAATATGGCTGCCCCGATCCTCGAGCAGTAA
- a CDS encoding TIGR03750 family conjugal transfer protein: MATIEFIPRRLNETPIVFRGMTGREVAMVAFGGFVAFVPPGIVLAWWVGMVAVVPTVAFAGLGLSLLVGGSIMRRLRRGRPPSLLYRRLQYRLAAMGWDGSGEHLITRTTAYRLRRGRRRNGGVS, encoded by the coding sequence ATGGCCACGATCGAGTTCATCCCTCGACGCCTCAATGAGACACCGATCGTTTTCCGGGGCATGACCGGGCGCGAGGTCGCCATGGTGGCCTTTGGCGGCTTCGTGGCCTTCGTGCCACCGGGCATCGTACTGGCCTGGTGGGTCGGCATGGTAGCGGTGGTGCCGACCGTCGCCTTTGCCGGCCTGGGCCTCTCCCTGCTGGTCGGGGGCAGCATCATGCGTCGACTGCGCCGTGGTCGCCCTCCCTCTCTTCTCTACCGTCGCTTGCAATACCGCCTGGCTGCCATGGGCTGGGACGGTAGCGGCGAACACCTGATCACGCGCACGACAGCCTATCGGTTGCGCCGCGGGCGCCGCCGTAACGGAGGAGTCTCATGA
- a CDS encoding PFL_4703 family integrating conjugative element protein encodes MSRYRHAVSGRDAHITTLRGIILLLAVGCVFLWKGWKDAPEELTVYYPPDLRGGTSQSAWEIPPNNAYQFGWYVWQRLNRWPTNGEADYKRNIHALRPYMTPSCHRSLEQEYQKRRRRGELDGRTRGMYEIPGRGYRPGESVEILSDDSWLVKLDLGVEEHYAGTPVREFYARYPLRVVRANVDADNNPWGLQIDCLEGEARRLVTDPEGQATDEEEAE; translated from the coding sequence ATGAGTCGTTACCGCCATGCGGTGTCCGGGCGGGACGCCCATATCACGACCCTTCGGGGGATCATCCTGCTGCTGGCAGTGGGCTGCGTCTTTCTCTGGAAGGGGTGGAAAGATGCCCCGGAGGAACTGACGGTCTATTACCCCCCTGATTTGCGCGGTGGCACCTCGCAGTCCGCCTGGGAGATCCCGCCCAACAACGCTTATCAGTTCGGCTGGTATGTGTGGCAGCGGCTCAACCGGTGGCCCACCAACGGTGAAGCGGATTACAAGCGCAACATTCACGCATTGCGCCCCTACATGACGCCCTCCTGTCATCGGTCCCTGGAGCAGGAATATCAAAAGCGTCGCCGCCGCGGCGAACTCGACGGGCGCACGCGCGGCATGTACGAGATCCCGGGACGTGGCTACCGGCCAGGCGAGTCGGTCGAGATCCTCAGTGACGACAGCTGGTTGGTGAAGCTCGACCTCGGCGTCGAAGAGCACTACGCCGGCACGCCGGTTCGTGAGTTCTATGCGCGCTATCCCTTGCGGGTCGTGCGGGCCAATGTCGACGCGGACAACAACCCCTGGGGACTGCAGATCGATTGCCTGGAAGGTGAAGCCAGACGTCTGGTGACGGACCCCGAAGGTCAAGCGACCGATGAGGAGGAAGCCGAATGA
- a CDS encoding TIGR03749 family integrating conjugative element protein, producing the protein MKPIIKLGVVLGGCLLSLNAAAVQIMEWDHRPLDIELPVEAERLVILDRNVKVGLPRPIANPETLRVQSTGGVLYLKANEPFDTQRVQLKDAESGELLLVDLTATDDASHEDIKVVDAESSDDAETSGSPKDGRSEGDADEPEVRSPVPVTLIRHAAQSLYAPLRTVEAIPGVKRVPMRLPDTLPGLMPALPVEATPKAAWGVDGWTVTAVRLINQDPSREFELDPRWLQGRFYSASFMHPTLGRKGSETAATTVFLVTRQGGLRDALARQGR; encoded by the coding sequence ATGAAGCCGATCATCAAGCTGGGGGTTGTCCTGGGCGGCTGCCTGCTGTCACTGAACGCCGCGGCGGTACAGATCATGGAGTGGGACCACCGACCGCTGGACATCGAGCTTCCGGTGGAGGCGGAACGCCTGGTGATCCTGGACCGCAATGTCAAAGTCGGGCTGCCCAGGCCTATCGCGAACCCCGAGACGTTGCGGGTGCAAAGTACCGGCGGCGTGCTGTACCTCAAAGCCAACGAGCCCTTCGATACGCAACGTGTCCAGCTCAAGGATGCCGAGTCGGGTGAGTTGTTGCTGGTCGACTTGACCGCCACCGACGACGCCAGCCACGAAGACATCAAGGTCGTGGACGCCGAATCATCGGATGATGCCGAGACGTCAGGGTCGCCGAAAGACGGTCGCAGTGAGGGTGACGCCGACGAACCGGAGGTTCGCTCACCAGTGCCGGTGACGCTGATCCGTCACGCGGCGCAGTCCCTCTATGCCCCCTTGCGCACCGTCGAGGCAATTCCCGGCGTCAAGCGGGTACCTATGCGCCTGCCGGACACCCTGCCGGGGCTGATGCCCGCCTTGCCGGTCGAGGCGACCCCGAAAGCGGCCTGGGGCGTCGATGGCTGGACGGTCACCGCCGTGCGACTCATCAACCAGGACCCGTCGCGGGAATTCGAGCTGGATCCTCGCTGGCTTCAGGGCCGCTTCTACAGTGCCAGCTTCATGCACCCGACCCTGGGTCGCAAGGGGAGCGAGACGGCCGCGACCACGGTCTTTCTGGTCACCCGTCAGGGCGGTCTGCGTGACGCTCTGGCGCGTCAGGGGAGGTAA
- a CDS encoding TIGR03752 family integrating conjugative element protein, which produces MAPLKSNGLLKVLVPGALVLVILIVVMALGGGDGDDSGGEDEATDPSLVLTDEEKTALGIEADTPRDTVATLVGQLRQTNAEMQQMREESAQLREQNERLAERARNVDQQVAAAMREERERHRSQLNQQSNEQQSVLGTLKRQINQLQGQLDTSGSEDDVPVGLGLEGGGAGTSGGQLAWVEPLDAAPTDSRGRRSNDEGPVFPTSFGEASDAVSDSATRAATAIEAKATGEPDASTVEPVYTVPENSTLMGSLGMTALIGRVPINGTVNDPYPFKAVIGQDNLTANGIEIPELEAAVVSGTATGDWTLSCVRGNIDSMTFVFQDGTIRTVPTPEDVNSGGGGSSRQSGDTTIGGGDSIGWISDAYGTPCVTGERRSNAQEYLGTQSLLTAAGAGVASTLSDDDSTSFTTMGPDGSVTQAMSGNQAVGQILTQGVNDMSNWVNQLYGQAFAAVYVPPGQEVAIHITKQLPIDFETEGRKVHYGHSQAPTYALP; this is translated from the coding sequence ATGGCACCACTGAAGAGCAACGGCTTGTTGAAGGTCCTGGTCCCCGGGGCGCTCGTCCTGGTCATCCTGATTGTCGTCATGGCCCTGGGCGGTGGCGACGGTGACGACTCGGGAGGTGAAGACGAGGCCACGGATCCGTCACTGGTCCTGACCGATGAAGAAAAAACCGCCCTGGGCATCGAGGCGGACACCCCGCGTGACACGGTGGCGACCCTGGTCGGTCAGCTGCGGCAGACCAACGCCGAAATGCAGCAGATGCGGGAAGAAAGTGCACAACTTCGCGAGCAGAACGAACGCCTCGCCGAGCGCGCCCGCAATGTCGACCAACAGGTCGCAGCGGCGATGCGCGAAGAACGTGAACGCCACCGATCGCAGCTGAACCAGCAATCCAATGAACAGCAATCCGTGCTGGGCACCCTGAAACGTCAGATCAACCAACTGCAGGGCCAACTGGATACGTCGGGTTCCGAGGACGACGTCCCGGTGGGCCTCGGGCTGGAAGGCGGAGGTGCCGGTACCAGTGGCGGCCAACTCGCCTGGGTGGAGCCTCTTGACGCCGCTCCTACGGATAGCCGGGGACGTCGGTCCAATGACGAAGGTCCGGTGTTTCCGACATCGTTCGGTGAGGCCTCGGACGCCGTGAGCGACTCGGCCACCCGTGCCGCCACAGCAATCGAAGCCAAGGCCACCGGGGAGCCGGATGCCTCGACCGTCGAACCCGTCTACACCGTGCCGGAGAACTCGACCCTGATGGGTTCGCTGGGCATGACGGCGTTGATCGGCCGAGTACCGATCAACGGCACCGTCAATGATCCCTATCCCTTCAAAGCCGTGATTGGCCAGGACAATCTCACGGCCAATGGCATCGAGATCCCCGAACTGGAAGCCGCCGTGGTCAGTGGTACAGCCACGGGCGATTGGACGCTGTCCTGTGTGCGCGGAAATATCGACAGCATGACCTTCGTGTTCCAGGACGGCACCATCCGCACCGTCCCCACCCCGGAGGACGTCAACAGTGGTGGCGGCGGCAGCAGCCGCCAGAGTGGTGACACCACCATCGGCGGGGGTGACTCGATCGGCTGGATCAGCGATGCCTATGGCACGCCCTGTGTGACCGGCGAACGCCGCTCCAACGCCCAGGAGTATCTGGGCACCCAGTCGTTGCTGACCGCCGCCGGCGCCGGTGTGGCCTCCACGCTCTCCGACGATGACAGCACGTCCTTCACCACCATGGGCCCCGATGGCTCCGTGACGCAGGCCATGAGCGGCAACCAGGCCGTCGGCCAGATCCTGACGCAGGGCGTCAATGACATGAGCAACTGGGTGAACCAGCTGTATGGCCAGGCCTTCGCGGCGGTGTATGTCCCGCCGGGCCAGGAAGTGGCCATCCACATCACCAAGCAGCTGCCGATCGACTTCGAGACCGAAGGGAGGAAAGTCCACTATGGCCACTCTCAAGCACCAACCTATGCCCTGCCGTAG
- a CDS encoding TIGR03751 family conjugal transfer lipoprotein, with protein sequence MPCRRARRAGLLGLSLAIMVGLSGCATSKDELMPHGDTTMKELWQGGAASGGESLTQQGLLDARSTLRREVSDGAMVDQRVHYTRTAANEIYNRFARLPNPDIVMYVYPHLAGGEVPVPGYSTVFSLYRKPQYAMPGETARPSVERAQQRRAAR encoded by the coding sequence ATGCCCTGCCGTAGGGCCCGCCGGGCGGGCCTGTTGGGGCTCAGCCTGGCCATCATGGTGGGACTGAGCGGCTGCGCCACCTCCAAGGACGAGCTCATGCCCCATGGTGACACCACCATGAAGGAGCTCTGGCAAGGTGGCGCCGCCTCGGGCGGCGAGAGCCTGACCCAGCAGGGGCTGTTGGATGCCCGCAGCACGCTGCGTCGTGAGGTCAGTGATGGCGCGATGGTGGATCAGCGCGTGCACTACACCCGTACCGCCGCTAACGAGATCTATAACCGGTTCGCCCGGCTGCCCAATCCGGACATCGTGATGTACGTCTACCCGCACCTCGCCGGCGGCGAGGTGCCGGTGCCGGGTTACTCCACGGTGTTTTCGCTATACCGCAAGCCGCAGTACGCCATGCCCGGCGAGACGGCCCGGCCGTCCGTCGAACGGGCGCAACAGCGGAGGGCGGCACGATGA
- a CDS encoding conjugative transfer ATPase: protein MSRLFPPRTAPAGNPLPEEDHASSAADPQDLGAAAAAPLLTDEQGRPLSLPRGKPISEAQLRKQYQRAPSFASRLPWVEYLPESGCFLLEDGVSVGVVAEVIPIPTEGRSENALEALRDQIEAALQDSLPENDDYQWVAQLYCRDETDPREDLEALADYARPEIRDSQYTQDWLKSMEGHLRAIAKPGGLFIDDVVTQVAWRGQTRRTRLVLYRWERTVKGKQQSRVGERNKGLPPEQAVNYVFDRLETALQNAELRLKRYDAREFHRWMMPRFNPCPRYSPDDPQRFYDIFDYPGDDQAALMGSDLAEGMLASSPRGDVETGYWYFDGMPHTCVPVEELRQAPKVGHVTGEVARGDGRIRNALMDQLPEGTEMCLTMVAVPQEPLEQHIDTLRDKAHGNSIASEKIRADCKRARSFLGDNHKLYQASLVFFINGRDESHLEDRLMRLTTQLTNANLKPTEPEDEIAGLNTYLRWLPMCFQPELDRKNRWYTQYHFVQHLANLSPLFGRARGTGHPGITFFNRGGGTVSFDPLNSDDRQANAHMLFFGPTGAGKSATLNSVLAQMMALHRPRLFIIEKGNSFGLLADYFERMGLTVNKVKLAPGSGVRLSPFFEAHRLLDTEEEAKRVERDRNDQHEGLATDPDTLVNNAEEEEERNILGEMEITARLMITGGDPKEEALFRRADQRMVRDAIYRGARYAVDAGRQCLTEDVRQGFRDIANDPETPDEGRRRAYQMGEAMGLFVDGFDGQVFNRPGEPWPECDVTIIDLAHYANEGYEAQLALSVISITNVITAMAERDQYSGRPILQAIDECHILTTNPLLAPFLVGVGKMGRKLNHWLWLATQNLEDFPESAAKLLNMIEWWILLTMPEDEIKQVTRFKSLSEDQQQLVKSATKVKAKYTEGVVLGGRIESLFRVVPPSLYLSLAGTEGEEKAERKQVMDEFKCSELDAGIEIARRMDEKRGIGESQGGFDDSVS from the coding sequence ATGAGCAGGCTGTTTCCGCCGCGTACCGCCCCGGCTGGCAATCCCTTGCCAGAGGAGGACCACGCGTCGAGCGCCGCCGATCCTCAGGACCTCGGCGCGGCCGCCGCGGCGCCCTTGCTGACCGACGAGCAGGGGCGTCCGCTGTCACTGCCCCGTGGCAAGCCGATTTCCGAGGCGCAGTTGAGAAAGCAATATCAACGCGCCCCTTCCTTTGCCTCACGCTTGCCCTGGGTCGAGTATCTCCCCGAGTCAGGCTGCTTTCTGCTCGAGGACGGCGTCTCGGTCGGTGTCGTGGCCGAAGTGATCCCGATTCCTACGGAAGGCCGCAGCGAGAACGCCCTCGAGGCGCTTCGCGATCAGATCGAGGCCGCCCTGCAGGACAGCTTGCCTGAGAACGATGACTATCAATGGGTCGCGCAGCTCTATTGCCGCGATGAGACGGATCCGCGCGAGGACCTGGAGGCGCTGGCCGACTACGCGCGTCCGGAGATCCGCGACAGCCAATACACCCAGGACTGGCTGAAGAGCATGGAAGGCCATCTCCGGGCGATCGCCAAGCCCGGCGGATTGTTCATCGACGATGTGGTGACCCAGGTGGCTTGGCGGGGCCAGACACGGCGCACCCGCCTGGTGCTGTATCGCTGGGAGCGGACTGTCAAAGGCAAGCAGCAGAGCCGGGTCGGCGAACGCAACAAGGGGCTGCCGCCCGAACAGGCGGTGAATTATGTCTTCGATCGGCTTGAGACGGCCCTCCAGAACGCCGAACTGCGTCTCAAGCGCTATGATGCCCGCGAGTTCCACCGCTGGATGATGCCGCGCTTCAACCCATGTCCCCGGTACTCACCGGACGATCCGCAACGCTTCTACGACATCTTCGATTACCCCGGCGATGACCAGGCGGCCCTGATGGGTTCCGACCTGGCCGAGGGCATGCTGGCCAGCTCACCGCGCGGTGATGTCGAGACGGGCTACTGGTACTTCGACGGGATGCCGCATACCTGTGTCCCCGTGGAGGAGTTGCGGCAGGCCCCCAAGGTGGGCCACGTCACCGGCGAGGTGGCGCGTGGCGACGGTCGCATCCGCAATGCCCTGATGGACCAGCTCCCCGAGGGCACCGAGATGTGCCTGACCATGGTGGCGGTCCCCCAGGAGCCCCTGGAACAGCATATCGATACGCTGAGGGACAAGGCGCACGGCAACAGCATTGCCAGCGAGAAGATCCGGGCAGACTGCAAGCGGGCACGGTCGTTTCTCGGCGATAATCACAAGCTGTATCAGGCCAGCCTGGTGTTCTTTATCAACGGTCGCGACGAGTCCCATCTCGAGGACCGTTTGATGCGGCTGACGACGCAGCTGACCAATGCCAACCTCAAGCCGACCGAGCCCGAGGATGAGATCGCCGGGCTCAATACCTACCTGCGCTGGTTGCCCATGTGTTTTCAGCCAGAGCTGGATCGTAAGAATCGCTGGTACACCCAGTACCACTTCGTACAGCACCTGGCGAACCTCTCCCCCCTGTTCGGTCGTGCCCGCGGGACGGGCCACCCCGGTATCACCTTCTTCAACCGCGGCGGTGGCACCGTAAGCTTCGATCCACTCAACAGCGATGACCGACAGGCCAACGCCCACATGCTGTTCTTTGGCCCGACCGGGGCCGGCAAGTCGGCCACTCTGAACAGTGTGCTGGCTCAGATGATGGCTCTTCACCGGCCACGGCTGTTCATCATCGAGAAGGGGAACTCATTCGGGCTCCTCGCCGATTACTTCGAGCGGATGGGGCTGACCGTCAACAAGGTCAAGCTCGCCCCGGGCTCCGGTGTTCGGCTCTCGCCGTTTTTCGAAGCGCATCGTTTGCTCGACACCGAGGAGGAAGCCAAGCGCGTCGAACGTGACCGTAACGATCAGCATGAAGGCCTGGCGACCGATCCCGATACCCTGGTCAACAACGCCGAGGAAGAAGAAGAGCGCAACATCCTGGGGGAAATGGAGATCACCGCCCGGCTGATGATCACCGGTGGCGATCCTAAAGAGGAAGCCTTGTTCCGCCGAGCGGATCAACGCATGGTGCGGGACGCCATCTATCGCGGTGCCCGCTACGCCGTCGATGCCGGCCGTCAGTGCCTGACCGAGGACGTACGGCAAGGGTTCCGGGATATCGCCAACGATCCCGAGACGCCGGACGAAGGCCGTCGGCGCGCCTACCAGATGGGTGAGGCCATGGGCCTGTTCGTCGACGGCTTCGATGGCCAGGTCTTCAACCGCCCGGGTGAGCCCTGGCCGGAATGCGATGTGACGATCATCGACCTGGCGCACTACGCGAACGAAGGCTATGAAGCGCAGCTCGCGCTGTCGGTGATCTCGATCACCAACGTGATCACCGCCATGGCCGAGCGCGACCAGTACAGCGGTCGCCCCATCCTGCAGGCCATCGATGAGTGCCACATTTTGACCACCAATCCCTTGCTCGCGCCCTTCTTGGTGGGCGTTGGCAAAATGGGGCGCAAACTGAATCACTGGCTCTGGTTAGCCACTCAGAATTTGGAAGATTTCCCGGAGTCGGCGGCCAAGCTGCTCAACATGATCGAGTGGTGGATCCTGCTGACCATGCCCGAGGACGAGATCAAGCAGGTCACTCGCTTCAAATCCCTGAGCGAGGATCAGCAGCAACTGGTGAAGTCCGCCACCAAGGTCAAGGCCAAGTATACCGAGGGGGTGGTGCTCGGCGGACGCATCGAGTCCTTGTTCCGGGTCGTTCCTCCCAGTCTGTATCTCAGCCTGGCCGGCACCGAAGGCGAGGAAAAAGCCGAGCGAAAACAGGTCATGGACGAGTTCAAGTGCTCAGAGCTCGATGCGGGCATCGAGATTGCCCGACGTATGGACGAGAAGCGAGGGATCGGAGAGTCACAGGGGGGCTTTGATGACAGCGTATCTTGA
- a CDS encoding ribosome modulation factor, producing the protein MTAYLEIEGEASVAFRQGFRACQEGDPQNTNPYLEEAGESSQRREWDFGWHHAHDQNINFDFVRRQVAMPPEWSQAPIKPWEAVYNREASAFVSHEYWSDTGSVNVFRVVGTMHQQYQGKTWLQFLLGGKRMQHNLQRLMDNPDYYLHPVIRQPKIDFYTVDGLDYYVGSDGNHRTCLARFFLDQEGKSQLHEVTVHHHHLDQAFLHVYHALQASIREHQVAKVIWPDRRLLGRDDTAGWKVDRFEPFLMCRDLDTGQEMELNQAQAHDMTLDLAANGGPAKASTRPSLWRRLFGAGGG; encoded by the coding sequence ATGACAGCGTATCTTGAGATTGAGGGAGAGGCATCTGTCGCTTTTCGCCAGGGATTTCGTGCCTGCCAAGAGGGCGACCCCCAGAATACGAACCCCTACCTCGAGGAGGCAGGAGAATCGAGCCAACGCCGGGAGTGGGATTTCGGGTGGCATCACGCGCACGATCAGAACATCAATTTTGACTTCGTCAGGCGCCAAGTCGCCATGCCGCCCGAGTGGAGCCAGGCGCCTATCAAACCCTGGGAAGCGGTTTACAACCGAGAGGCATCGGCGTTCGTATCCCACGAATATTGGTCGGACACGGGGTCTGTCAACGTCTTCCGGGTCGTCGGGACGATGCATCAGCAGTATCAGGGAAAAACCTGGCTACAGTTCCTGCTGGGCGGAAAGCGCATGCAGCACAACCTGCAGCGTTTGATGGACAATCCGGATTACTATCTCCATCCGGTCATTCGCCAGCCCAAAATCGATTTCTACACCGTCGACGGCCTGGATTACTACGTCGGCTCGGACGGTAACCACCGGACCTGTCTGGCTCGCTTCTTTCTGGACCAGGAGGGCAAGAGCCAGCTCCATGAAGTGACGGTTCACCATCATCACCTCGACCAGGCCTTCTTGCACGTCTATCACGCCCTCCAGGCATCAATCCGGGAGCACCAGGTTGCCAAGGTGATCTGGCCCGACCGGCGCCTACTTGGGCGTGACGACACCGCGGGCTGGAAGGTCGATCGCTTCGAGCCTTTCCTGATGTGCCGGGATCTGGATACCGGGCAGGAGATGGAGCTCAATCAAGCGCAGGCGCATGACATGACCCTGGATCTGGCGGCCAACGGGGGGCCGGCCAAGGCCTCAACCCGCCCTTCCCTATGGAGGCGGTTATTCGGCGCGGGAGGCGGCTGA
- a CDS encoding DUF2726 domain-containing protein, with protein MARSLIDPGPEGADPTLGLAAFLDVMDVVGPVLMPIAIAFLGFSLWPLWTGRLRRSQRLPYVRHDCLNSPAEQHFVRALQRAVGDQYTLAYKVRLADVMTVKRRRRHPRDQRWWRWFRPISSKHVDVVVCDPAGGRMYVAIELDDRSHQRRDRRRRDAFVDQAFASAGLPLIRVRAQRHYDVSSLRQQLAEHLPLLP; from the coding sequence ATGGCGCGCTCATTGATCGACCCTGGTCCGGAGGGGGCCGACCCCACGCTGGGCCTCGCCGCATTCCTGGACGTCATGGACGTCGTCGGCCCCGTGTTGATGCCTATTGCGATCGCCTTTCTCGGGTTCAGCCTGTGGCCCTTGTGGACCGGTCGGCTGCGCCGGTCACAGCGACTGCCGTATGTGCGTCATGACTGCCTCAACTCCCCTGCTGAGCAGCACTTCGTCCGCGCTCTGCAGCGTGCGGTGGGGGATCAGTACACCTTGGCCTACAAGGTCCGGCTGGCCGATGTCATGACGGTCAAGCGCCGGCGAAGGCACCCTCGCGATCAACGCTGGTGGCGGTGGTTTCGCCCGATCAGCAGCAAGCATGTCGACGTGGTGGTCTGCGACCCGGCCGGCGGCCGCATGTACGTGGCCATCGAACTGGACGACCGCAGTCACCAGCGGCGCGATCGACGCCGGCGAGATGCCTTCGTGGATCAAGCCTTTGCCTCCGCTGGGCTTCCCCTGATCCGCGTTCGCGCCCAGCGGCATTATGACGTGTCGTCGCTGCGACAGCAGTTGGCAGAGCACCTGCCACTGCTTCCATGA